The Rhodothermaceae bacterium genome contains the following window.
CCCCTTCGGTACCCCATACTTATTTATGGCCTGTATCGCATAATTTGAGCACGAAGGCGTGTACCGACATGCGTTACGAAGATGCGGTGACAATATCAGTTGGTAGGCGCGTATGGGTAGTATAAAAAATCGCCGTATCATGTATCAGTTGTACATTTTCCACCAATCCTACATTCTTTCCGTATAAAGGTCCCTATCAACGATACAGTGTTCCCATGAGTGAACTTACAACCGAGAAGATGACGGACATCGCATTTAATCAGGATGGCCTTGTTCCAGTTGTTGTTCAGGAAGCCACCACGCT
Protein-coding sequences here:
- the yidD gene encoding membrane protein insertion efficiency factor YidD, giving the protein MIRRFFILPIRAYQLILSPHLRNACRYTPSCSNYAIQAINKYGVPKGMVLAIWRVARCHPWAKHGYDPPRWFGESPEPKDGACVCE